In a single window of the Nocardiopsis composta genome:
- a CDS encoding DEAD/DEAH box helicase, with protein MRVLHGAWGDHGGLMLWAEDSSLPGRTGSRARLRPHPFALPAEDLAELLGEAAHAPGAAGWAGEAGLLLPGSASAPVPSPALGVLPGSPAVRSAGLRRWRVPVLTPPAAAAPRLLAGLREAARGDLAFGPGLHHLLAVEAFAQRLADTGRLLPRIVEQPGGTPAARWRPVLRGADAGHFRALAEALPPVALAHRPEGGEDAGGPGPVYEALCALADAAARTRLAGAPSRAARSADAAALVRALASDDAGLDRAGAGTAAALRSWHRRTEDPRGAARLLFRLVEPDREGRTPGAPEVWRVEFWVRSSADPSLQLPLSEMWLGEGGAWLPDDVESLVLRDLERAARHYPPIRDELAELAPAAVSMGTGGAYAFIRDAAPRLDAAGFAVVLPDGMDGARLGLRLTVREQEPAPAAGGGGIGPTELLDFSFQAVLGEEPVDLEELAELARLKRPLVRLRGRWVEVDPAHLRAALDFLRRRGSGTMRREEALRAAVTGAAGAPLPVTGVDADGALGDLLGGAAEHRVEPMDAPDGFDGSLRPYQRRGASWLRFLGRLGLGAVLADDMGLGKTVQLLALLCDERASGGGAAAPGPTLLVCPVSLVGNWQREAARFAPKLRVRAHHGPSRPHGNALARAAGEADLVVTTYGVVLRDAEELAALPWHRVVCDEAQAIKNASTRQARAVRELPADSRIALTGTPVENNLGELWSIMEFANPGLLGPQAAFLRGAAAIERAVAEGEGGRAADPLKRATGPFILRRVKTDRSIITDLPEKNEFRTWCTLTPEQATLYKAVVEEMTERLDEADGIQRKGLVLASMARLKQICNHPAQFLGDGSALAGRSGKLERLEGLLEEALAEGDRALCFTQYTELGHRLAPYLAARLGREVLWLHGGTPRARREEMVRRFQEAAEPTVFLLSLKAAGTGLTLTAANHVVHIDRWWNPAVEDQATDRAFRIGQRRDVQVRKLVCVGTLEERVDEMIERKKALAQSVVGTGEEWLTGLSTEELREVVRLAPEAVAR; from the coding sequence TTGCGCGTCCTGCACGGCGCATGGGGCGACCACGGCGGCCTGATGCTGTGGGCGGAGGACTCCTCGCTTCCCGGGCGGACCGGTTCGCGCGCCCGGCTGAGACCGCACCCGTTCGCGCTGCCCGCCGAGGACTTGGCGGAGCTGCTCGGCGAGGCCGCGCACGCCCCCGGTGCCGCCGGATGGGCCGGCGAGGCCGGACTGCTGCTGCCCGGCTCCGCGTCCGCGCCGGTCCCCTCCCCCGCCCTGGGCGTGCTCCCCGGCTCCCCGGCGGTGCGCTCCGCCGGGCTGCGCCGGTGGCGGGTGCCGGTGCTCACTCCTCCCGCCGCGGCCGCGCCCCGGCTGCTCGCCGGGCTGCGCGAGGCGGCCCGCGGCGACCTGGCGTTCGGTCCCGGCCTGCACCACCTGCTCGCCGTGGAGGCGTTCGCGCAGCGCCTGGCCGACACCGGCCGGCTGCTCCCGCGGATCGTAGAGCAGCCCGGCGGGACGCCCGCCGCGCGCTGGCGCCCGGTGCTGCGCGGCGCCGACGCCGGGCACTTCCGCGCCCTGGCCGAGGCGCTGCCCCCGGTCGCCCTGGCGCACCGCCCGGAGGGCGGGGAGGACGCCGGCGGCCCCGGGCCGGTCTACGAAGCGCTGTGCGCGCTGGCCGACGCCGCCGCGCGCACCCGGCTGGCCGGCGCGCCCTCCCGCGCGGCCCGCTCCGCCGACGCCGCGGCCCTGGTCCGCGCGCTGGCCTCGGACGACGCCGGGCTGGACCGGGCCGGCGCCGGCACCGCCGCCGCACTGCGCTCCTGGCACCGCCGGACCGAGGACCCGCGCGGCGCCGCCCGGCTGCTGTTCCGCCTGGTCGAACCGGACCGGGAGGGGCGCACCCCCGGCGCCCCCGAAGTGTGGCGGGTGGAGTTCTGGGTGCGGTCCTCCGCCGACCCCAGCCTGCAGCTGCCGCTCTCCGAGATGTGGCTCGGCGAGGGCGGCGCGTGGCTCCCCGACGACGTGGAGTCGCTGGTCCTGCGCGACCTGGAGCGCGCCGCCCGGCACTACCCGCCGATCCGCGACGAGCTGGCCGAACTGGCCCCCGCGGCGGTGTCCATGGGGACCGGCGGCGCCTACGCCTTCATCCGGGACGCCGCGCCGCGGCTGGACGCGGCCGGGTTCGCGGTCGTCCTGCCGGACGGGATGGACGGCGCACGGCTGGGCCTGCGCCTCACCGTCCGCGAGCAGGAGCCGGCGCCGGCCGCCGGCGGCGGGGGCATCGGCCCCACCGAGCTGCTCGACTTCTCCTTCCAGGCCGTGCTCGGCGAGGAGCCGGTCGACCTGGAGGAGCTGGCCGAACTGGCCCGGCTCAAGCGCCCCCTGGTGCGGCTGCGCGGCCGGTGGGTGGAGGTCGACCCGGCGCACCTGCGGGCCGCACTGGACTTCCTGCGCCGCCGGGGCAGCGGGACCATGCGGCGGGAGGAGGCGCTGCGCGCCGCCGTCACCGGCGCGGCCGGCGCCCCGCTCCCCGTCACCGGCGTCGACGCCGACGGCGCCCTGGGCGACCTGCTCGGCGGGGCCGCCGAGCACCGGGTGGAGCCGATGGACGCCCCGGACGGCTTCGACGGGTCGCTCCGCCCCTACCAGCGGCGCGGCGCCTCGTGGCTGCGCTTCCTGGGCCGGCTCGGGCTGGGCGCGGTGCTCGCCGACGACATGGGGCTGGGCAAGACCGTGCAGCTGCTGGCGCTGCTCTGCGACGAGCGCGCTTCGGGCGGCGGGGCCGCGGCGCCCGGGCCGACCCTGCTGGTCTGCCCGGTGTCGCTGGTGGGCAACTGGCAGCGGGAGGCCGCCCGGTTCGCGCCGAAGCTGCGGGTCCGCGCCCACCACGGCCCGTCCCGCCCGCACGGCAACGCGCTGGCCCGGGCGGCCGGCGAGGCCGACCTGGTCGTCACCACCTACGGGGTGGTGCTGCGCGACGCCGAGGAGCTGGCGGCGCTGCCCTGGCACCGGGTGGTGTGCGACGAGGCGCAGGCGATCAAGAACGCCTCCACCCGCCAGGCGCGGGCGGTGCGCGAGCTGCCCGCCGACTCCAGGATCGCGCTCACCGGCACCCCGGTGGAGAACAACCTGGGCGAGCTCTGGTCGATCATGGAGTTCGCCAACCCGGGGCTGCTCGGCCCGCAGGCCGCGTTCCTGCGCGGCGCCGCCGCGATCGAGCGGGCCGTCGCCGAGGGCGAGGGCGGGCGCGCCGCCGACCCGCTCAAGCGCGCCACCGGCCCGTTCATCCTGCGCCGGGTCAAGACCGATCGGTCGATCATCACCGACCTGCCGGAGAAGAACGAGTTCCGCACCTGGTGCACGCTCACCCCGGAGCAGGCCACGCTGTACAAGGCGGTGGTGGAGGAGATGACCGAGCGGCTGGACGAGGCCGACGGCATCCAGCGCAAGGGGCTGGTGCTGGCGTCGATGGCCCGGCTCAAGCAGATCTGCAACCACCCCGCGCAGTTCCTCGGCGACGGGTCGGCGCTGGCCGGCCGGTCGGGCAAGCTGGAGCGGCTGGAGGGCCTGCTGGAGGAGGCGCTGGCCGAGGGCGATCGGGCGCTCTGCTTCACCCAGTACACCGAGCTGGGCCACCGGCTCGCCCCCTACCTGGCGGCGCGGCTGGGCCGGGAGGTGCTGTGGCTGCACGGCGGCACGCCGCGCGCCCGGCGGGAGGAGATGGTGCGCCGGTTCCAGGAGGCGGCCGAGCCGACGGTGTTCCTGCTGTCGCTGAAGGCCGCCGGAACCGGGCTGACGCTGACCGCGGCCAACCACGTGGTGCACATCGACCGGTGGTGGAACCCGGCGGTGGAGGACCAGGCCACCGACCGGGCGTTCCGCATCGGCCAGCGGCGCGACGTGCAGGTCCGCAAGCTGGTGTGCGTGGGCACCCTGGAGGAGCGGGTGGACGAGATGATCGAGCGGAAGAAGGCGCTGGCGCAGAGCGTGGTCGGCACCGGGGAGGAGTGGCTGACCGGGCTGTCCACCGAGGAGCTGCGCGAGGTCGTCCGGCTGGCCCCCGAGGCGGTGGCCCGTTGA
- a CDS encoding MarR family winged helix-turn-helix transcriptional regulator — translation MIADAPAPGPGRTLFRFVRHWSRRIPGADPEHGRDVMVTEAVLARQEEGGATVNAVAEELGIDQSGASRLVSRAERNGYLRKAPAPGDARRRVLVVTDEGAALLRAAHRWQESVFAELTADWTGAEVEEFHRLMGRLTAARYDRPEPGGRAARE, via the coding sequence ATGATCGCGGACGCGCCCGCTCCCGGCCCCGGCCGGACGCTCTTCCGGTTCGTCCGGCACTGGTCCCGGCGGATCCCCGGCGCCGATCCGGAGCACGGCCGGGACGTCATGGTCACCGAGGCCGTCCTCGCCCGGCAGGAGGAGGGCGGCGCGACGGTGAACGCCGTCGCCGAGGAGCTGGGCATCGACCAGTCCGGCGCCAGCAGGCTCGTCTCCCGGGCGGAGCGGAACGGCTACCTGCGCAAGGCCCCGGCTCCCGGGGACGCCCGGCGCCGCGTCCTGGTCGTCACCGACGAGGGCGCCGCGCTGCTGCGCGCCGCGCACCGCTGGCAGGAGTCGGTCTTCGCCGAGCTGACCGCGGACTGGACCGGGGCCGAGGTCGAGGAGTTCCACCGGCTGATGGGGCGGCTGACGGCCGCCCGGTACGACCGGCCGGAGCCCGGAGGGCGGGCCGCCCGGGAATAG
- a CDS encoding nuclear transport factor 2 family protein: MDEATDDRAALERGLVEEWHRAVNERDADAARRIAAPDIEVGGPKGGARGIGVLLDWIDHAGIRLDAVAWHPVSPGVLVVEQDARWPGRADTGPAAPAVRTATLFTVAGGRITAALRHDGGLNAALAAARDRDPS; this comes from the coding sequence ATGGACGAGGCGACGGACGACCGGGCCGCGCTCGAACGCGGACTCGTCGAGGAGTGGCACCGCGCGGTCAACGAGCGGGACGCCGACGCGGCCCGCCGCATCGCCGCCCCGGACATCGAGGTCGGCGGCCCGAAGGGCGGGGCGCGCGGGATCGGCGTCCTCCTCGACTGGATCGACCACGCCGGCATCCGCCTGGACGCGGTCGCCTGGCACCCGGTCTCCCCGGGCGTCCTCGTCGTCGAGCAGGACGCCCGCTGGCCCGGCCGCGCGGACACCGGCCCGGCCGCACCCGCGGTGCGCACCGCCACCCTGTTCACCGTGGCCGGCGGCCGCATCACCGCCGCCCTCCGGCACGACGGCGGCTTGAACGCGGCGCTGGCCGCGGCCCGCGACCGCGATCCGTCCTGA
- a CDS encoding MmcQ/YjbR family DNA-binding protein: protein MSTEEDVRRIATALPETTERTSYGTPAFYVAGRIFARLHEEPGVLVCWRADTDERQALLDADPEKFFTTDHYRGHAGVLVRLGRVDADELSELLAEAWQARAPKRLRRPPG from the coding sequence GTGAGCACCGAGGAGGACGTACGCCGGATCGCCACCGCGCTGCCCGAGACGACCGAGCGGACCTCGTACGGCACCCCGGCGTTCTACGTCGCGGGCAGGATCTTCGCCCGGCTGCACGAGGAACCCGGCGTACTGGTCTGCTGGCGCGCGGACACCGACGAGCGCCAGGCCCTCCTGGACGCCGATCCGGAGAAGTTCTTCACCACCGACCACTACCGGGGGCACGCCGGCGTCCTGGTCCGGCTCGGCCGGGTCGACGCCGATGAGCTGTCCGAACTGCTCGCCGAGGCGTGGCAGGCCCGCGCCCCGAAACGGCTCCGGCGGCCGCCCGGGTGA
- the erm gene encoding ErmE/ErmH/ErmO/ErmR family 23S rRNA (adenine(2058)-N(6))-methyltransferase: protein MSEARGRRRSLSQNLLTDASVARRLVQLADPAPGGLVFEVGAGDGMITRHLARTPAHVVAYELDPVFSARLAKRYADRPRVDVRGTDFLRAKPPREPFSVVGNIPYSRTADIVDWCLRARSLSSAALLTQLEYARKRTGAAGRWSKLTVTTWPQMEWRFAGRVQRNRFHPVPRVDGGILHLVRRDRPLIPGSALGEYRKLVAEGFTGTGGSLRASLRRSHPGNRVDAALRAAGVPFGTVVAFVSPDQWVALACRLLGIEQGDGGRGPDRSR from the coding sequence ATGTCCGAAGCGCGCGGACGCCGCCGCTCGCTCTCGCAGAACCTCCTCACCGACGCCTCGGTCGCCCGCCGGCTGGTCCAGCTGGCCGACCCCGCCCCCGGCGGCCTGGTGTTCGAAGTCGGCGCCGGCGACGGGATGATCACCCGGCACCTGGCCCGCACCCCCGCACACGTGGTCGCCTACGAGCTGGACCCGGTCTTCTCCGCCCGGCTGGCCAAGCGCTACGCCGACCGGCCCCGGGTCGACGTGCGCGGCACCGACTTCCTCCGCGCGAAGCCGCCCCGGGAGCCCTTCTCCGTGGTCGGCAACATCCCCTATTCGCGCACCGCCGACATCGTGGACTGGTGCCTGCGCGCCCGCTCCCTGTCCTCCGCCGCGCTGCTCACCCAGCTGGAGTACGCGCGCAAGCGCACCGGCGCCGCCGGCCGCTGGTCGAAGCTGACCGTGACGACCTGGCCGCAGATGGAGTGGCGGTTCGCCGGCCGGGTGCAGCGCAACCGCTTCCATCCGGTCCCCCGGGTCGACGGGGGGATCCTGCACCTGGTCCGCCGGGACCGGCCGCTGATCCCCGGGAGCGCACTGGGCGAGTACCGGAAGCTGGTGGCGGAGGGCTTCACCGGCACGGGCGGTTCGCTGCGCGCCTCGCTGCGCCGCTCCCACCCCGGGAACCGGGTGGACGCCGCCCTGCGCGCCGCGGGCGTGCCGTTCGGCACCGTGGTCGCGTTCGTCTCCCCCGACCAGTGGGTGGCGCTCGCCTGTCGGCTGCTCGGTATAGAACAGGGTGACGGAGGCCGAGGCCCCGACCGGAGCCGCTGA
- a CDS encoding phosphotransferase, whose amino-acid sequence MSTSMTPEQIAHRTSRAAGAAVHAARGLGLTVTDARVLHDVFSVVVRLTPAPVVARIPTVLPPSADPGDTARRQQAELDVAQWLADQGTPVIPPSPLVPREPVRRDGFSITFWQYVEEDHGREPDYAANPESVADLHAAMRGYPGELSFLSAAEPGFVTEGLAELEARPDLVDPADLDRARREWRVLEPVVRSRAEFERRFPGIDVQPVHGDSPPANVFRGVDGDLYSDFELVTLGPVEWDLAGLGPELQDAYDRGARRNGMRPLDEGVLGFVDAVGMLRGVALLALEPQLPRLVEFVKPAIEQWRTMPFAGGLAD is encoded by the coding sequence ATGAGCACGTCCATGACACCGGAGCAGATCGCCCACCGAACCTCGCGCGCCGCCGGCGCCGCCGTACACGCCGCACGCGGCCTCGGGCTCACCGTGACCGACGCCAGGGTGCTCCACGACGTGTTCTCCGTCGTCGTCCGCCTCACGCCCGCCCCGGTCGTGGCCAGGATCCCCACCGTCCTGCCGCCCTCCGCCGACCCCGGCGACACGGCCCGCCGCCAGCAGGCGGAACTGGACGTGGCGCAGTGGCTCGCCGACCAGGGCACCCCGGTGATCCCGCCCAGCCCCCTCGTGCCGCGGGAACCCGTGCGGCGCGACGGGTTCTCGATCACGTTCTGGCAGTACGTCGAGGAGGATCACGGCCGGGAGCCCGACTACGCGGCGAACCCCGAAAGCGTCGCCGACCTGCACGCCGCGATGCGCGGCTACCCGGGCGAGCTGTCCTTCCTGTCCGCGGCCGAACCGGGGTTCGTCACCGAAGGGCTGGCCGAGCTGGAGGCGCGCCCCGACCTCGTCGACCCGGCCGACCTGGACCGCGCGCGCCGCGAGTGGCGGGTCCTGGAGCCCGTCGTCCGGTCGCGCGCGGAGTTCGAGCGCAGGTTCCCCGGCATCGACGTCCAGCCCGTGCACGGCGACTCCCCGCCCGCGAACGTCTTCCGCGGGGTGGACGGGGACCTCTACTCCGACTTCGAACTGGTCACGCTGGGCCCCGTCGAATGGGACCTGGCCGGCCTCGGCCCGGAGCTGCAGGACGCCTACGACCGGGGCGCGCGGCGCAACGGCATGCGGCCGCTGGACGAAGGCGTCCTGGGTTTCGTGGACGCCGTGGGCATGCTGCGGGGCGTCGCCCTGCTCGCCCTCGAACCGCAGCTGCCCCGGCTGGTGGAGTTCGTGAAGCCGGCCATCGAGCAGTGGCGGACGATGCCGTTCGCCGGCGGCCTGGCCGATTGA
- the thiD gene encoding bifunctional hydroxymethylpyrimidine kinase/phosphomethylpyrimidine kinase produces the protein MTNRAYVIAGSEATGGAGIQADLKAFQELGVYGMGTITCIVSFDPKNGWAHRFVPVDPAVIADQIEAATSCHDLDVVKIGMLGTPDTIDVVAEALSARPWRHVVLDPVLICKGQEPGAALDTDKALTAQILPLATVITPNHFEARTLAGMERIDTEDDLVEAARRIHDLGPRHVIAKGGTELPGPDAVDVHFDGENVTVLRAPKIGRERVSGAGCTFAAAITAELAKGTEVGEAAATAKQMVREGIAERLTTHAPFASVVPIAPRD, from the coding sequence ATGACCAACCGCGCGTACGTGATCGCAGGGTCGGAAGCCACCGGTGGCGCCGGGATCCAGGCCGATCTCAAGGCCTTCCAGGAACTCGGCGTCTACGGGATGGGGACGATCACGTGCATCGTCTCCTTCGACCCGAAGAACGGCTGGGCGCACCGGTTCGTCCCGGTCGACCCGGCCGTCATCGCCGACCAGATCGAGGCGGCGACCTCCTGCCACGACCTCGACGTCGTCAAGATCGGTATGCTCGGCACCCCGGACACCATCGACGTGGTCGCCGAGGCGCTGAGCGCCCGCCCCTGGCGGCACGTGGTCCTGGACCCGGTCCTGATCTGCAAGGGGCAGGAGCCCGGCGCGGCGCTGGACACCGACAAGGCGCTCACCGCGCAGATCCTGCCGCTGGCCACGGTCATCACCCCCAACCACTTCGAGGCGCGCACCCTCGCCGGCATGGAGCGCATCGACACCGAGGACGACCTGGTGGAGGCGGCCCGGCGGATCCACGACCTGGGCCCCCGGCACGTGATCGCCAAGGGCGGCACCGAGCTGCCCGGCCCCGACGCCGTCGACGTGCACTTCGACGGCGAGAACGTCACCGTGCTGCGGGCCCCCAAGATCGGCCGGGAGCGGGTGAGCGGGGCGGGCTGCACCTTCGCCGCCGCGATCACCGCCGAACTGGCCAAGGGCACCGAGGTGGGCGAGGCGGCCGCCACCGCCAAGCAGATGGTCCGCGAGGGCATCGCCGAGCGGCTGACCACGCACGCGCCCTTCGCGTCGGTGGTCCCCATCGCACCGCGGGACTGA
- a CDS encoding NAD(P)-dependent alcohol dehydrogenase has product MRAVQYLEVGRAPEVVEVPVPEPGPGELLLRVTAAGVCHSDLAVMGMPAEVLPFPLPLTLGHEGAGVVEAVGPGVESVSAGEAVLVYGPWGCGVCRECSLGLENYCARADELGIRPPGLGRPGALADYMLVDDARHVVPLGDLDPVQAVPLTDAGLTPYHVIRRSAERLYPGSTAVVIGVGGLGHVAVQLLRAVTGARVVALDVREESLELAKRVGAHHVLRSDEAAVEGVRELTGGAGAQAVFDFVGAQPTVELGARMLAKDADLDIVGIGGGALPVGFGSVPYGTSVRVTYWGGRSELLELVDLARQGAVGVHVERYPLERGPEVYERMKAGRIQGRAVVVPGG; this is encoded by the coding sequence ATGCGCGCCGTGCAGTACCTGGAGGTCGGCAGGGCCCCGGAGGTGGTGGAGGTGCCGGTCCCGGAGCCGGGGCCGGGGGAGCTGCTGCTGCGGGTGACGGCGGCGGGGGTGTGCCATTCCGACCTGGCGGTGATGGGGATGCCGGCGGAGGTGCTGCCGTTCCCGCTGCCGCTGACGCTGGGCCATGAGGGCGCGGGCGTGGTGGAGGCGGTCGGACCGGGCGTCGAATCGGTGTCGGCGGGCGAGGCGGTGCTGGTGTACGGGCCGTGGGGGTGCGGCGTGTGCCGGGAGTGCTCGCTGGGCCTGGAGAACTACTGTGCACGCGCCGACGAGCTGGGAATCCGCCCGCCGGGGCTGGGGCGGCCGGGGGCGCTGGCCGACTACATGCTGGTCGACGACGCGCGGCACGTGGTCCCGCTGGGGGACCTGGACCCGGTGCAGGCGGTTCCGCTGACCGACGCGGGGCTGACCCCCTACCACGTGATCCGGCGCTCGGCGGAGCGGCTGTACCCGGGGAGCACCGCGGTGGTCATCGGTGTGGGCGGGCTGGGGCACGTGGCGGTGCAGCTGCTGCGGGCGGTGACCGGGGCGCGGGTGGTGGCGCTGGACGTGCGGGAGGAGAGCCTGGAGCTGGCGAAGCGGGTCGGCGCGCACCACGTGCTGCGGTCCGACGAGGCGGCGGTGGAGGGGGTGCGCGAGCTGACCGGCGGCGCGGGCGCCCAGGCGGTGTTCGATTTCGTGGGCGCCCAGCCGACGGTGGAGCTGGGGGCGCGGATGCTGGCCAAGGACGCCGACCTGGACATCGTGGGGATCGGCGGCGGGGCGCTCCCGGTGGGGTTCGGGTCGGTGCCGTACGGGACGAGCGTGCGGGTCACCTACTGGGGCGGCCGCTCGGAGCTGCTGGAGCTGGTGGATCTGGCGCGGCAGGGCGCGGTGGGGGTGCATGTGGAGCGCTACCCGCTGGAGCGCGGGCCGGAGGTGTACGAGCGGATGAAGGCCGGCCGGATCCAGGGCCGGGCGGTGGTGGTCCCGGGCGGCTGA
- the aroQ gene encoding gamma subclass chorismate mutase AroQ, with protein sequence MSRPAPALAALITALGTALAPPAHARTGGIADLADAAAERITVSRDVAAAKWAAGTPIDDPEREAQVLRDTTAQATAAGVPAGTARAVVGDQFEASKILQRGLHARWAAHPDLRPRHAPDLAEVRPRLDAATRRLITALAASADERTSPACTRTTARQARAAAHRHHLDPLHTAALRRALASACG encoded by the coding sequence GTGTCCCGGCCCGCCCCGGCCCTCGCCGCCCTCATCACCGCGCTCGGCACCGCCCTCGCCCCGCCCGCGCACGCCCGCACCGGCGGCATCGCCGACCTGGCCGACGCAGCGGCCGAGCGGATCACCGTCTCCCGCGACGTCGCCGCCGCGAAATGGGCCGCCGGAACCCCCATCGACGACCCCGAGCGCGAAGCCCAGGTGCTGCGCGACACCACCGCGCAGGCCACCGCCGCCGGCGTCCCCGCCGGCACCGCGCGCGCCGTCGTCGGCGACCAGTTCGAGGCGAGCAAGATCCTCCAGCGCGGCCTGCACGCCCGCTGGGCCGCCCACCCTGACCTCCGCCCCCGGCACGCCCCCGACCTGGCCGAGGTCCGCCCCCGCCTGGACGCCGCCACCCGGCGCCTCATCACCGCCCTGGCCGCCTCCGCCGACGAGCGCACCTCCCCGGCCTGCACCCGCACCACCGCCCGGCAGGCCCGCGCCGCCGCCCACCGGCACCACCTCGACCCGCTGCACACCGCCGCGCTGCGCCGCGCACTGGCCTCCGCCTGCGGCTGA
- the xylB gene encoding xylulokinase, with product MRLVAGVDSSTQSTKIVVRRAEDGVLVRSARAPHPEGTEVDPEAWWRALEEAASGGLLEGVEAVAVAAQQHGMVALDESGKVVRPALLWNDTRSAGAAADLVAELGGPEAWVRAVGSVPVGSFTVSKLRWLAEHEPGAAERTASVVLPHDWLTWRLTGGAEPVTDRGDASGTGYYSAADGAYREDLLRAAFGRGLGVPRVGAPGEALECAPGPGWPELRVAGVGTGDNMGAALGLGIGPGDVVVSVGTSGTAFASVGAPVADPSGAVAGFADAAGGFLPLVCTLNAARVLDAGAAALGVGHARFDELALSAPPGAEGLVLLPYLEGERTPNLPEARGRLDGVTVGNMTPANLARAFVEGMLCGLADAVDALVDNGVPVERVLLIGGGARSEAVRSIAPRVFGRPVAVPAESQYVADGAARQAAWALSGAAEPPVWGAAGGVEVRTGEPVPWVRERYAEVRAGVEGPA from the coding sequence ATGCGGCTTGTTGCGGGTGTCGACTCCTCGACGCAGTCGACCAAGATCGTCGTGCGCCGGGCGGAGGACGGTGTGCTGGTGCGCAGTGCGCGAGCGCCGCACCCGGAGGGGACCGAGGTCGATCCGGAGGCGTGGTGGCGCGCGCTGGAGGAGGCCGCCTCGGGCGGGCTGCTGGAGGGCGTGGAGGCGGTCGCGGTCGCCGCCCAGCAGCACGGCATGGTCGCGCTGGACGAGTCGGGGAAGGTGGTGCGGCCGGCGCTGCTGTGGAACGACACGCGTTCGGCCGGCGCCGCCGCCGACCTGGTGGCCGAGCTGGGCGGGCCCGAGGCGTGGGTGCGCGCGGTGGGCAGCGTGCCGGTGGGCAGCTTCACCGTGTCCAAGCTGCGCTGGCTGGCCGAGCACGAGCCGGGGGCGGCGGAGCGGACGGCGTCGGTGGTGCTGCCGCACGACTGGCTGACGTGGCGGCTGACCGGGGGCGCGGAGCCGGTGACCGACCGGGGCGACGCCTCGGGCACGGGCTACTACTCGGCGGCCGACGGGGCCTACCGGGAGGACCTGCTGCGTGCGGCGTTCGGCCGCGGGCTGGGGGTGCCCCGGGTGGGCGCCCCGGGGGAGGCGCTGGAGTGCGCCCCGGGCCCGGGGTGGCCGGAGCTGCGGGTGGCCGGGGTGGGCACCGGCGACAACATGGGGGCGGCGCTGGGGCTGGGGATCGGCCCGGGCGACGTGGTGGTGTCGGTGGGCACTTCGGGGACGGCGTTCGCGTCGGTGGGGGCGCCGGTGGCCGACCCGAGCGGGGCGGTGGCCGGGTTCGCCGACGCGGCGGGCGGCTTCCTGCCGCTGGTGTGCACGCTGAACGCGGCGCGGGTGCTGGACGCCGGCGCCGCGGCGCTGGGGGTGGGGCACGCGCGCTTCGACGAGCTGGCGCTGTCGGCACCGCCGGGGGCCGAGGGGCTGGTGCTCCTGCCCTACCTGGAGGGGGAGCGCACCCCGAACCTGCCGGAGGCGCGGGGCCGGCTGGACGGCGTGACGGTGGGCAACATGACGCCGGCCAACCTGGCGCGGGCCTTCGTGGAGGGGATGCTGTGCGGGCTGGCGGACGCGGTGGACGCGCTGGTGGACAACGGGGTGCCGGTGGAGCGGGTGCTGCTGATTGGCGGGGGCGCCCGCTCGGAGGCGGTGCGCTCGATCGCGCCGCGGGTGTTCGGGCGCCCGGTGGCGGTGCCCGCGGAGAGCCAGTACGTGGCCGACGGGGCGGCGCGGCAGGCGGCGTGGGCGCTGTCGGGGGCGGCGGAGCCGCCGGTGTGGGGGGCGGCGGGCGGTGTGGAGGTGCGCACGGGTGAGCCGGTGCCGTGGGTGCGCGAGCGCTACGCCGAGGTGCGGGCCGGGGTGGAGGGCCCGGCCTGA